A portion of the Ricinus communis isolate WT05 ecotype wild-type chromosome 10, ASM1957865v1, whole genome shotgun sequence genome contains these proteins:
- the LOC107262323 gene encoding major latex allergen Hev b 5-like — translation MASVQVQSAPITLPENETPEVIKTEEEVTQESAPAAPEPVADKQSEEVSADAPAADEPAVAPAESEAPAEDESNDVAEEAKVETEKATPAASEETPEAKTEESDGKDETKESVADEAPAAPAVEEKNDEEEKEGSTEVPVEKTEE, via the coding sequence GTTCAATCCGCTCCAATAACATTGCCAGAGAATGAGACACCAGAGGTGATCAAGACAGAGGAGGAGGTAACCCAAGAATCTGCACCAGCTGCCCCTGAGCCAGTAGCTGATAAGCAATCAGAGGAAGTATCCGCTGATGCTCCAGCTGCAGATGAACCTGCGGTGGCTCCAGCGGAATCAGAAGCTCCTGCCGAGGATGAAAGCAATGACGTGGCAGAAGAAGCAAAGGTGGAGACAGAGAAGGCCACACCAGCGGCGTCAGAAGAGACTCCCGAGGCGAAGACAGAAGAGAGTGATGGTAAGGATGAAACCAAAGAGAGTGTGGCAGACGAAGCACCAGCAGCTCCTGCTGTGGAAGAGAaaaatgatgaagaagagAAGGAAGGCAGCACTGAGGTTCCTGTGGAGAAGACTGAGGAGTAA